A single genomic interval of Paenibacillus macerans harbors:
- the disA gene encoding DNA integrity scanning diadenylate cyclase DisA, giving the protein MKETTQTEKMNELLRLVAPGTAFRDGLENVLRAKTGGLIVVGYSPEVMEVVEGGFSINCDFSPNYLYELAKMDGAIILSEDLKRILYANTQLIPDSSISSAETGIRHRTAERVAKQTGKLVVSISQRRNIITLYQGNIRYALKEIGVILTKANQAIQTLEKYRAVLNQALTNLTASEFEELVSLPEVVNVIQRVEMVIRIKMEIKRYINELGTEGRLISMQMEELVSNMEEEAWLLYKDYAKEDSDEAIREIILGLKRSTDDELLDDNHITRLLGYPAAMATSEELISPRGYRVLNKIPRLPNVIIHNLVERFHQLPNVMMASIEELDEVDGIGEVRARAIKEGLKRLQEQVFIDRQI; this is encoded by the coding sequence ATGAAAGAAACTACCCAAACGGAAAAAATGAATGAATTGCTGAGGCTAGTCGCTCCGGGGACGGCCTTTCGCGACGGGCTCGAAAACGTGCTCCGGGCCAAAACCGGGGGGCTGATCGTCGTCGGCTACAGCCCGGAGGTGATGGAGGTCGTGGAGGGGGGCTTCTCCATCAACTGCGACTTTTCGCCGAACTATCTCTATGAGCTCGCCAAAATGGACGGGGCGATTATCCTCAGCGAAGATTTAAAGCGGATTCTGTACGCGAACACGCAGCTGATCCCGGATTCCTCCATCTCCTCCGCGGAAACGGGGATACGTCACCGCACCGCCGAACGGGTGGCCAAACAGACCGGCAAGCTTGTCGTTTCCATCTCCCAGCGCCGCAACATCATTACGCTGTATCAGGGAAACATAAGGTACGCGCTTAAGGAAATCGGCGTTATTTTGACCAAGGCGAATCAGGCGATTCAAACGCTGGAAAAATACAGAGCGGTGCTCAATCAGGCTTTGACCAATTTGACCGCCTCCGAATTTGAGGAGCTGGTCTCATTGCCCGAAGTGGTGAACGTGATTCAGCGGGTGGAGATGGTGATCCGCATCAAGATGGAGATCAAGCGGTACATTAACGAGCTCGGGACGGAGGGGCGCCTGATCAGCATGCAGATGGAGGAGCTCGTCAGCAATATGGAGGAAGAAGCTTGGCTGTTGTATAAAGACTACGCCAAAGAAGACAGCGACGAGGCGATTCGCGAGATTATTTTGGGCCTCAAGCGGTCGACCGATGACGAACTGCTTGACGACAATCACATTACCCGGCTGCTCGGTTATCCCGCCGCGATGGCGACGTCCGAGGAACTTATTTCTCCGCGCGGCTACCGGGTGCTGAATAAAATCCCGCGTCTGCCGAACGTGATCATTCACAATTTGGTGGAGCGGTTCCATCAGCTGCCGAACGTCATGATGGCCAGCATCGAGGAGCTCGACGAGGTGGACGGGATCGGCGAAGTTCGGGCACGGGCGATCAAGGAAGGGCTGAAACGCCTTCAGGAACAGGTATTCATTGACAGACAAATTTAA
- the pssA gene encoding CDP-diacylglycerol--serine O-phosphatidyltransferase, translating into MFTKSIPNMFTLGNMLLGMLAIIMALEGRYSLAAIMVIVAMLLDGLDGRVARALNAQSEFGKELDSLSDIISFGVAPALIMYLVSFPELQPGLAWVVTALFPMCGALRLARFNVQKGAPGYFVGLPIPAAGGVAATLSLFNKDISAVYCAAAMVLLSYLMVSTVRYPNFKKIGLPKKAVVYTPIVVIAAVVLAVAFPDQLSKLIFIPLLLYAAYGLRQNIGRALRRKRRDENETEELYRPKR; encoded by the coding sequence ATGTTTACGAAATCGATTCCTAACATGTTCACCTTGGGGAACATGCTGCTCGGAATGCTGGCGATCATAATGGCGCTGGAAGGACGTTACAGCTTAGCGGCCATTATGGTGATCGTCGCCATGCTGCTCGACGGATTGGACGGACGGGTCGCGCGGGCGCTGAATGCCCAAAGCGAATTCGGCAAAGAGCTCGATTCCTTATCGGACATTATTTCATTCGGCGTCGCTCCTGCACTGATTATGTATTTGGTCTCTTTTCCGGAACTTCAGCCCGGTTTGGCGTGGGTGGTGACGGCTCTTTTCCCGATGTGCGGAGCTTTGAGATTAGCAAGGTTCAACGTGCAAAAGGGAGCTCCGGGATATTTTGTCGGATTGCCGATCCCGGCGGCGGGCGGTGTGGCGGCCACCCTGTCATTGTTTAATAAAGATATCTCGGCGGTTTATTGCGCAGCGGCCATGGTTTTGTTGTCTTATTTGATGGTCAGCACCGTCAGGTATCCGAATTTCAAAAAAATCGGCCTGCCGAAAAAAGCGGTCGTATATACGCCCATCGTCGTCATCGCCGCCGTTGTGCTCGCCGTGGCATTTCCGGATCAGCTTTCCAAGCTGATTTTCATTCCGCTGCTGCTGTACGCCGCCTATGGACTGCGGCAAAATATCGGCAGGGCGCTCCGCCGTAAACGAAGAGACGAAAACGAAACGGAAGAATTGTATCGGCCGAAACGCTGA